In the Lepidochelys kempii isolate rLepKem1 chromosome 3, rLepKem1.hap2, whole genome shotgun sequence genome, one interval contains:
- the TRIM35 gene encoding E3 ubiquitin-protein ligase TRIM35 isoform X1 yields the protein MPGDSRRQRRARGGCKRCLPARGPAAAAGSEPRAMDTGAASAASPPSFKEELLCPICYDPFREAVTLGCGHNFCRACVSRSWEHQPRHACPVCKELSALGDLRVNHTLNNLVEMLLREESRRGAPGGPALCALHGQEAKLFCQEDKELVCALCQGAKQHAGHRVRPVAEMAKDYRAKWRNMENSLRDKVRDFGTVRRSYESISKHNQVEVARLEDQIRKEFEKLHEFLRGEEKALLSELHEEARHKRGLIEGKIKKLSEDSDALLHEVNQLQADLTEDDVSFLRKHKNRKRRIACTAEEPEAIPPGMLVDVPKFLGSLQYDVWKKMLDIITVVPFSFDPNSAAGWLSVSSNLTSITNGSYQLLVDNPERFSSAPCILGSRGFSKGSHVWEVDLGGLTNWRVGVAKERGGCRWNFHHDARSGFWYIYRLQGADCEMCRASNSARSETAVRDLKRIRVELDCDEGELSFYDADQKSHIYTFHEPFSGEVFPYFYVGNPKPDMPPGSLRICPLRVLIKEDLPL from the exons ATGCCCGGAGACTCCCGCCGGCAGCGCCGAGCCCGGGGCGGCTGCAAACGGTGCCTCCCGGCCCggggccccgccgccgccgccggctccGAGCCCAG GGCCATGGACACCGGCGCGGCTTCGGCCGCCTCCCCGCCCAGCTTCAAAGAGGAGCTGCTCTGCCCCATCTGCTACGACCCCTTCCGAGAGGCCGTGACCCTGGGCTGCGGCCACAACTTCTGCCGGGCCTGCGTGAGCCGCTCCTGGGAGCACCAGCCCCGCCACGCCTGCCCCGTGTGCAAGGAGCTGTCCGCCCTGGGCGACCTGCGGGTCAACCACACGCTCAACAACCTGGTGGAGATGCTCCTGCGGGAGGAGAGCCGGCGGGGCGCCCCGGGGGGCCCTGCCCTGTGCGCCCTGCACGGCCAGGAGgccaagctcttctgccaggAGGACAAGGAGCTGGTGTGCGCCTTGTGCCAGGGCGCCAAGCAGCACGCGGGCCACAGGGTGCGGCCGGTGGCGGAGATGGCCAAGGACTACAGG GCCAAATGGAGGAACATGGAGAACTCCCTGCGGGACAAGGTGAGGGATTTCGGGACAGTCCGGCGGTCGTATGAGTCCATCTCCAAGCACAACCAG GTGGAGGTCGCCAGGCTGGAGGATCAGATCAGGAAGGAGTTTGAGAAGCTGCACGAGTTCCTGCGGGGCGAGGAGAAGGCCCTGCTATCAGAGCTGCACGAGGAGGCCCGGCACAAGCGGGGCCTGATCGAGGGCAAGATCAAGAAGCTGTCAGAGGACAGCGATGCTCTGCTGCACGAGGTCAACCAGCTGCAGGCTGACCTGACGGAGGACGACGTCTCCTTCCTCAGG aaACACAAGAACCGCAAGCGCAG AATTGCCTGCACGGCAGAGGAGCCAGAAGCCATCCCACCAGGGATGCTGGTTGATGTCCCCAAGTTCCTGGGGTCCCTGCAGTACGACGTGTGGAAGAAGATGCTGGACATCATTACAGTGG TTCCCTTCAGCTTTGACCCCAACTCCGCCGCAGGCTGGCTCTCTGTCTCCAGCAACCTCACCAGCATCACCAACGGCAGCTACCAGCTACTGGTGGACAACCCGGAGCGCTTCTCCTCGGCCCCCTGCATCCTGGGCTCCCGGGGCTTCTCCAAGGGCTCCCACGTGTGGGAGGTGGACCTGGGCGGGCTCACGAACTGGCGCGTGGGCGTGGCCAAGGAGCGGGGCGGCTGCCGGTGGAACTTCCACCACGACGCCCGCTCGGGCTTCTGGTACATCTACCGCCTGCAGGGCGCCGACTGCGAGATGTGCCGGGCCTCCAACTCGGCCAGGTCGGAGACGGCAGTCCGGGACCTCAAGCGGATCCGGGTGGAACTGGACTGCGACGAGGGCGAGCTCTCCTTCTATGACGCCGACCAGAAGAGCCACATCTACACCTTCCATGAGCCGTTCAGTGGCGAGGTTTTCCCCTATTTCTACGTGGGCAACCCAAAGCCTGATATGCCACCCGGGTCTCTCAGGATCTGCCCTCTGCGTGTCCTGATCAAGGAGGACCTTCCACTTTAG
- the TRIM35 gene encoding E3 ubiquitin-protein ligase TRIM35 isoform X2, with translation MPGDSRRQRRARGGCKRCLPARGPAAAAGSEPRAMDTGAASAASPPSFKEELLCPICYDPFREAVTLGCGHNFCRACVSRSWEHQPRHACPVCKELSALGDLRVNHTLNNLVEMLLREESRRGAPGGPALCALHGQEAKLFCQEDKELVCALCQGAKQHAGHRVRPVAEMAKDYRVEVARLEDQIRKEFEKLHEFLRGEEKALLSELHEEARHKRGLIEGKIKKLSEDSDALLHEVNQLQADLTEDDVSFLRKHKNRKRRIACTAEEPEAIPPGMLVDVPKFLGSLQYDVWKKMLDIITVVPFSFDPNSAAGWLSVSSNLTSITNGSYQLLVDNPERFSSAPCILGSRGFSKGSHVWEVDLGGLTNWRVGVAKERGGCRWNFHHDARSGFWYIYRLQGADCEMCRASNSARSETAVRDLKRIRVELDCDEGELSFYDADQKSHIYTFHEPFSGEVFPYFYVGNPKPDMPPGSLRICPLRVLIKEDLPL, from the exons ATGCCCGGAGACTCCCGCCGGCAGCGCCGAGCCCGGGGCGGCTGCAAACGGTGCCTCCCGGCCCggggccccgccgccgccgccggctccGAGCCCAG GGCCATGGACACCGGCGCGGCTTCGGCCGCCTCCCCGCCCAGCTTCAAAGAGGAGCTGCTCTGCCCCATCTGCTACGACCCCTTCCGAGAGGCCGTGACCCTGGGCTGCGGCCACAACTTCTGCCGGGCCTGCGTGAGCCGCTCCTGGGAGCACCAGCCCCGCCACGCCTGCCCCGTGTGCAAGGAGCTGTCCGCCCTGGGCGACCTGCGGGTCAACCACACGCTCAACAACCTGGTGGAGATGCTCCTGCGGGAGGAGAGCCGGCGGGGCGCCCCGGGGGGCCCTGCCCTGTGCGCCCTGCACGGCCAGGAGgccaagctcttctgccaggAGGACAAGGAGCTGGTGTGCGCCTTGTGCCAGGGCGCCAAGCAGCACGCGGGCCACAGGGTGCGGCCGGTGGCGGAGATGGCCAAGGACTACAGG GTGGAGGTCGCCAGGCTGGAGGATCAGATCAGGAAGGAGTTTGAGAAGCTGCACGAGTTCCTGCGGGGCGAGGAGAAGGCCCTGCTATCAGAGCTGCACGAGGAGGCCCGGCACAAGCGGGGCCTGATCGAGGGCAAGATCAAGAAGCTGTCAGAGGACAGCGATGCTCTGCTGCACGAGGTCAACCAGCTGCAGGCTGACCTGACGGAGGACGACGTCTCCTTCCTCAGG aaACACAAGAACCGCAAGCGCAG AATTGCCTGCACGGCAGAGGAGCCAGAAGCCATCCCACCAGGGATGCTGGTTGATGTCCCCAAGTTCCTGGGGTCCCTGCAGTACGACGTGTGGAAGAAGATGCTGGACATCATTACAGTGG TTCCCTTCAGCTTTGACCCCAACTCCGCCGCAGGCTGGCTCTCTGTCTCCAGCAACCTCACCAGCATCACCAACGGCAGCTACCAGCTACTGGTGGACAACCCGGAGCGCTTCTCCTCGGCCCCCTGCATCCTGGGCTCCCGGGGCTTCTCCAAGGGCTCCCACGTGTGGGAGGTGGACCTGGGCGGGCTCACGAACTGGCGCGTGGGCGTGGCCAAGGAGCGGGGCGGCTGCCGGTGGAACTTCCACCACGACGCCCGCTCGGGCTTCTGGTACATCTACCGCCTGCAGGGCGCCGACTGCGAGATGTGCCGGGCCTCCAACTCGGCCAGGTCGGAGACGGCAGTCCGGGACCTCAAGCGGATCCGGGTGGAACTGGACTGCGACGAGGGCGAGCTCTCCTTCTATGACGCCGACCAGAAGAGCCACATCTACACCTTCCATGAGCCGTTCAGTGGCGAGGTTTTCCCCTATTTCTACGTGGGCAACCCAAAGCCTGATATGCCACCCGGGTCTCTCAGGATCTGCCCTCTGCGTGTCCTGATCAAGGAGGACCTTCCACTTTAG